CGCCGCCTACCACCACCACCCTGACGCCTCCCACTACCACCACCCCActgccacccaccaccaccacgcCGCCTCCCACCACCACGCCGCCTCCCACcaacaccacaccacctcccaccaccaccaccatgccGCCTCCCACCACAACGATGCCGCCTCCCATCACCACCACGCTGccgcccaccaccaccaccccgccGCCCACCACCACCCCGCCGCCTCCCACTACCACCACCCCACTGCCGCCCACCACCACCACgccgcctcccaccaccaccacgccgcctcccaccaccaccacgccgcctcccaccaccaccacgccgcctcccaccaccaccacgccgcctcccaccaccaccacgccGCCTCTCACCACAACCacgcctcccaccaccaccacgccgcctcccaccaccaccacgccgcctcccaccaccacgaaaccgcctcccaccaccaccaccatgccacctcccaccaccaccaccccgccGCCTcctaccaccaccaccacaccgccGCCCACCACTACCACACTGCCGCTCACCACCACCACACCGccgccctccaccaccaccacaccgccgcccaccaccaccacactgcctcccaccaccaccaccaccacaccgccgcccaccaccaccaccccgccaccgtccaccaccaccaccctgccgccacccaccaccaccaccacgccgcctcccaccaccaccacaccgccacccaccaccaccaccccactgccacccaccaccaccaccccgccgcctcccaccaccaccaccacaccgccgcccaccaccaccacactgccgcccaccaccaccaccacgccgcctcccaccaccaccaccatgccgcctcccaccaccaccaccccgtcgcctcccaccaccacctcacctcctcccaccaccaccacaccgcctcccaccaccaccacaccgcctcccaccaccaccacaccgcctcccaccaccaccacaccgccacccaccaccaccacaccgctacccaccaccaccacaccgcctcccaccaccaccacaccgccTCCAACCAGCACCACaccgcctcccaccaccaccacactgcCTCCCACCACTACCACCACaccgcctcccaccaccaccaccacatcgccgcccaccaccaccaccacaccgccgcccaccaccaccacaccaccacccaccaccaccacaccgccgcccaccaccaccacaccgccacccaccaccaccacactgcctcccaccaccaccaccaccacgccgcctcccaccaccaccaccacgctgcctccccccaccaccaccacgccaccccccaccaccacgccACCAACCACCACaccgcctcccaccaccaccaccaccaccacgccgcctcccaccaccaccaccacactgcctccccccaccaccaccacgccaccccccaccccactgccacccaccaccaccactccgtCTCCCACCACCACGCCGCCTCCCACCACCACGTCACCTCCCACCACCATgccgcctcccaccaccaccaccatgccgcccaccaccaccaccccgccacccaccaccaccccgccACCTCCCACTACCACCACCCCACTGctgcccaccaccaccaccccgcctcccaccaccaccacgccgcctcccaccaccaccacaccgccgcccaccaccaccacaccgccacccaccaccaccaccccactgccacccaccaccaccaccccgccgccgcccaccaccaccaccacaccgccGCCCACCACCACCAAActgcctcccaccaccaccaccaccacaccgccTCCCACTACCACCACCCCACTGCCGCCCACCACCACCACgccgcctcccaccaccaccacgccgcctcccaccaccaccacgccgcctcccaccaccaccacgccgcctcccaccaccaccacgccgcctcccaccaccaccacgccGCCTCTCACCACAACCacgcctccccccaccaccacaccgcCGCCCACCACCACGAAaccgcctcccaccaccaccacaccgccgcccaccaccaccaccacaccgccgcccaccaccaccacactgcctcccaccaccaccaccaccacaccgccgcccaccaccaccaccccgccgccgcccaccaccaccacccggccgccacccaccaccaccaccacgccgcctcccaccaccaccacgccgcctcccaccaccaccacaccgccgcccaccaccaccacaccgccacccaccaccaccaccccactgccacccaccaccaccaccacgccgcctcccaccaccaccacaccgctgcccaccaccaccacaccgccacccaccaccaccaccccactgccacccaccaccaccaccccgccgcccaccaccaccaccacgccgcctcccaccaccaccaccacgctGCCTCCCACCACCACTATCCCGtcgcctcccaccaccacctcacCTCCTCCCACCACTACCACaccgcctcccaccaccaccacaccgcctcccaccaccaccacactgcctcccaccaccaccacaccgccacccaccaccaccacaccgctatccaccaccaccacaccgcctcccaccaccaccacaccgccTCCAACCAGCACCACaccgcctcccaccaccaccacactgcctcccaccaccaccaccacaccgccgcccaccaccaccacaccaccacccaccaccaccacaccgccgcccaccaccaccacaccgccacccaccaccaccacactgcctcccaccaccaccaccaccacgccgcctcccaccatcaccaccacgctgcctccccccaccaccaccacgccaccccccaccaccacgccacccaccaccacactgcctcccaccaccaccatgcCGCCTCTGACCACAACAGGtccatcaacatcaacatctgcTCTGATATATACACCTTTCTATGGTCATAATCCAATGAGTACTCGTTCAAGAAACCATGTAAAATGTTCCCATAATAGGCGAACAACCACCCCCAAATCCACAACTACACCACTCACAAGGACACGATATGTGAAATCAACACTTTCCACATCAGCTCCTTCCACATCATCACCTTCCACATCTGCACTTTCTTCAACATCAACACCTCCCTCAATATCGACACCCATCACATTGCCTCCCACCTCCACGCAGCCTCCCACCTCCACACTGCCTCCCACGACCACCACACCGCCTCCCACGACCACCACaccgcctcccaccaccaccacaccgcctcccaccaccaccacaccgcctcccaccaccaccacactgcctcccaccaccaccaccacaccgcctcccaccaccaccaccacaccacctcccaccaccaccaccacaccgccacccaccaccaccacaccgccGCCCACCACAACTACACTGccgcccaccaccaccacaccgcctcccaccaccaccaccacaccacctcccaccaccaccaccacaccgcaGCCTACCACCACCACaccgcctcccaccaccaccaccacaccgcctcccaccaccaccaccacgccgcctcccaccaccaccaccacgccgcctcccaccaccaccaccacaccgccgcccaccaccaccacaccgctGCCCACCACCACTACACCGccgcccaccaccaccacaccgactcccaccaccaccacaccgcaGCCTACCACCACCACACCGCCTCCCACCACCACACCGCCTCCCACCAGCACCACCACACCgattcccaccaccaccacaccacctcccaccaccaccaccacaccgcctcccaccaccaccaccacaccgcctcccaccaccaccaccacaccgccgcccaccaccaccacaccgccGCCCACCACCACTACACCgacacccaccaccaccacaccgactcccaccaccaccactgcgcctcccaccaccaccaccacaccgccccccaccaccaccaccacaccgcaGCCTTCCAGCACCACACCGCCGCCCACCACCACTACACCgacacccaccaccaccacaccgactcccaccaccaccactgcgcctcccaccaccaccaccacgccgcctcccaccaccaccaccacaccgccgcccaccaccaccacaccgctGCCCACCACCACTACACCGccgcccaccaccaccacaccgactcccaccaccaccacaccgcaGCCTACCGCCACCACACCGCCTCCCACCAGCACCACCACACCgattcccaccaccaccacaccacctcccaccaccaccacaccgcctcccaccaccaccaccacaccgcctcccaccaccaccaccacaccgccgcccaccaccaccacaccgccGCCCACCACCACTACACCgacacccaccaccaccacaccgacacccaccaccaccacaccgactcccaccaccaccactgcgcctcccaccaccaccaccacaccgcctcccaccaccaccaccacaccgcaGCCTACCACCACCACaccgcctcccaccaccaccaccacaccgcaGCCTACCACCACCACaccgcctcccaccaccaccaccacaccgccGCCCACCACCACTACACTGccgcccaccaccaccacaccgcctcccaccaccaccaccacaccgcctcccaccaccaccaccacgccgcctcccaccaccaccaccacgccgcctcccaccaccaccaccacaccgccgcccaccaccaccacaccgctGCCCACCACCACTACACCGccgcccaccaccaccacaccgactcccaccaccaccacaccgcaGCCTACCACCACCACACCGCCTCCCACCAGCACCACCACACCgattcccaccaccaccacaccacctcccaccaccaccaccacaccgcctcccaccaccaccaccacaccgcctcccaccaccaccaccacaccgccgcccaccaccaccacaccgccGCCCACCACCACTACACCgacacccaccaccaccacaccgactcccaccaccaccactgcgcctcccaccaccaccaccacaccgcctcccaccaccaccaccacaccgcaGCCTTCCAGCACCACACCGCCGCCCACCACCACTACACCgacacccaccaccaccacaccgactcccaccaccaccactgcgcctcccaccaccaccaccacgccgcctcccaccaccaccaccacaccgccgcccaccaccaccacaccgctGCCCACCACCACTACACCGccgcccaccaccaccacaccgactcccaccaccaccacaccgcaGCCTACCGCCACCACACCGCCTCCCACCAGCACCACCACACCgattcccaccaccaccacaccacctcccaccaccaccacaccgcctcccaccaccaccaccacaccgcctcccaccaccaccaccacaccgccgcccaccaccaccacaccgccGCCCACCACCACTACACCgacacccaccaccaccacaccgactcccaccaccaccactgcgcctcccaccaccaccaccacaccgcctcccaccaccaccaccacaccgcaGCCTACCACCACCACaccgcctcccaccaccaccaccacaccgcaGCCTACCACCACTACACCGCCGCCCACCACCAGCACACCGccgcccaccaccaccacaccgccgcccaccaccaccacactgcCGCCCACCACCACAACACCGCCTCCCACCATACtgcctcccaccaccacctcaccgcctcccaccaccaccacaccgcctcccaccaccaccacaccacctcccaccaccaccacaccacctcccaccaccaccacaccactacccaccaccaccacaccgcctcccaccaccaccacaccgccTCCAACCAGCACCAAaccgcctcccaccaccaccacactgcctcccaccaccaccaccacaccaccACCCACCACCACAACGGAACCCCTAGCAACAACGGAACCCCCAGCAACCTCCACACCACCCGCAACCTCTACACCTCccagaatgacacctcatacaaCCTCGACGTCTACTGCCACATCAATGCCTCCCACAACGACGCCTCCTGCAACGACGCCTCTTGCAACGACGCCTCCTGCAACAGCACCTCCCGCAACAACAGCTCCCGCAACAACTGCATCCCCAGCAACGACGCCTCCCGCAACAACGAGAGTTCCTGCAATGACGCCTCCCACAACAACGACACCTCCCGCAACACCAACACCTCCCGCAACACCGACGCCTCCCGCAACAACGACGCCTCTCGCAACAATGATGCCTCCTGCAACAACGGCATCCCTAGCAACAACGGCACCCCTAGCAACAATGGCACCCCCAGCAACAACGACGCCTCCCGCAATGACGCCTCTCGCAACAACGACCCCTCCCACAACAATGACCCCTCCCGCAACAACGGCCCCTCCCGCAACAATGGCACCTCCTGCAACAACAGCACCCCCAGCAACAACGGAACCCCCAGCAACAACGGAACCCCCAGCAACCTCCACACCACCCGCAACCTCTACACCTCCCAGAATGACACCTCATGCAACATCGACACCTCATGCAACCTCGACGTCTACTGCCACATCGATGCCTCCCACAACAACGCCGCCTGCAACGACGCCTCTTGCAACGACGCCTCCTGCAACAGCACCTCCCGCAACAACAACAGCTCCCGCAACAACAGCACCCCCAGCAACGACGCCTCCTGCAACAATGAGAGTTCCTGCAACGACGCCTCCCGCAACCTCAACGCCTCCTGCAACACCGACGCCTCCTGCAACACCGACGCCTTCCGCAACACCGACGCCTCCCGCAACACCGACGCCTCCCGCAACATCCATGCCTCCCGCAACACCGACGCCTCCCGCAACAACGGCACCCATAGCAACAACGGCATCCCTAGCAACAATGGCACCCCCAGCAACAATGGCACCCCCAGCAACAACGACGCCTCCCGCAATGACGCCTCTCGCAACAACGACCCCTCCCACAACAATGACCCCTCCCGCAACAACGGCCCCTCCCGCAACAATGGCACCTCCTGCAACAACAGCACCCCCAGCAACAACGGAACCCCCAGCAACAACGGAACCCCCAGCAACCTCCACACCACCCGCAACCTCTACACCTCCCAGAATGACACCTCATGCAACATCGACACCTCATGCAACCTCGACGTCTACTGCCACATTGATGCCTCCCACAACAACGCCGCCTGCAACGACGCCTCTTGCAACGACGCCTCCTGCAACAGCACCTCCCGCAACAACAACAGCTCCCGCAACAACAGCACCCCCAGCAACGACGCCTCCTGCAACAATGAGAGTTCCTGCAACGACGCCTCCCGCAACCTCAACGCCTCCCGCAACACCGACGCCTCCCGCAACACCGACGCCTCCCGCAACACCGACGCCTCCCGCAACACCGACACCTCCCGCAACACCGACGCCTCCCGCAACACCGACGCCTCCCGCAACATCCATGCCTCCCGCAACACCGACGCCTCCCGCAACAACGGCATCCATAGCAACAACGGCACCCATAGCAACAACGGCATCCCTAGCAACAACGGCATCCCTAGCAACAACGGCACCCCCCGCAACGCTAGCACCCCCCACAACAACGGCACCTCACGCAACAACACTTCCCAGAACTTCAACACTTCCCGCAACAACACTTCCCAGAACATCGACAACTCCCGCAACCTCGACACCTCTCACAACAGCAGTTCCCAGAACTTCAACTCTTCTCACAACAATACTTCCCAGAACACTGACATCTCCCACATCCTCGATACCTCCCGCATCTTCGACACCTCCCACATCCTCGACACCTCCCGCATCCTCGACACCTCCCGCATCCTCGACAGCTCCTGCAACATCAACACCTCCCAGAATATCGACACCATATGCATCATCAACACCTCCCAGAACATCAACACCTCCTATGACCTCGACACCTCCCGCAATGTCAACTCCTGCAACCTCGACACTTCCTGCAACCTCGAAAACTCCCGCAACAATACCTCCCAGAACATCGACACCACCTGGAACATCATCACCTTTCGCAACATCAGCTCCTCTCACAATGTCAGCACTTCCCGCAACATCAACACCTCCTAGAACATCGACACCTCCCGAAACATCAACACCTTCCACAATGTCGACAACTACAGCAACATCTACAAGAACAACTGTGGCAGAAACAATCTCTGCAAGTCCAGCAATAATCATAACAGGTAAGAAATAGCAGGCTGAAGCCATGTCTGGGGAGGATTAAGATTTAAAGTCTTCATAGTTTTAACCTCTTTGTGAGCAACCAatcacagagagagaggagagaaaggaagagaaagggtGAGAGAGCCAGAGCAAGAGCTCTTATGCATCTTTTATGATCTTCATATCCCTCCAACATCAGTATTGATGGAGATATTTATCTTCAGTTATCAATCTGGTTGAACTCCTCCAATTCCTTTACTCTCTTTGGATCAGAAAGCTGGAATTATTGAATGGCTTGTCCTCCACTGCTTTCCGTGACAGAAATGGTCTTCTGATTGAGGACATATATGCTGATTCCAGGTCTAAATATCATCCCATCTCCAGCATCTGTCACCATGCTTCCTGACTCTCTTGCCATCAGAATCACCCTTCCTGTGTTATTCTGTTGAGCACTTTTAGAATATTATGGGTTCCATTTCATTCTTTTCACCTCAAGTGAATGTAGATCAGATTGATCCAATCTCCCCTCATAAATTGCATCTGCCATCACACGGATCAGCCAAATGAATATTTGTTGTATCCTTCCACGGGAAGAACATCCTTGCTCAGATAAGGAGATGAAAATTATGCCCAAAGTCCAGATACGGTGACAGTTGCAAAGCTCAAATCCTCCTGCAATGTAGACCAGCATAACATTTGTCTTCCCAACAGCTGCCAGCACCTTAACCTTTGCTTTCTGTAGTGACTTTTAAGGTTTACCATGTCTCATAGCCCTAACCTTTTGCAGTATATTACCATActcttaaattttttaaatttttttttagaaacaaaTGGATAACTCACATTCATCAATGTGAAACCACATCTGCCTTGGTACTGTCTATGTTCCACCATTCAGACAGTTTTGGCCATTCACCccagtaaattaaattacattggaGCTTCATGGTCTCTATACCATAGATTACATTCCCGCTACTCTCTCAACTTCTCCCAGATCATGTCATATGCCAGCTTGGAAAGTAATATTTAGTTCCCTCATCCAAATATTTGATATGCTGATCTCTACAATGCCCCATTTTCTCTGGCTGATAATCATTTATTCAGTCCTTCTCTATTTACTCTCTGTCAAACACCACCTAAAtcttttatttatataaatatatacatttataaaatatataaatattttaatattgcaATTCTATGGGTTCTCATCAAAAACATCCTGGCAATCCAGACACTGCACCCACTGGCTATCCCGCACCTTATTTACTAACAAGCTCAAAACAAACTTGTTGAAGCATGAATGACTGCCATCTCTTGCCTCAGCTCCTCTTCTTGTTAGCTCATTTTTGCTCTGTGTTGATGCAGAGCACAAACATGTCATCACATTCTTGCCATTTTCTGCCCTCTGCtcatttccacctctgattctccccggCTTTTATGGACTTTATGGAGTTCTGTACCTCATGGGATAGATCAATACCCAAAATCCATCAGAAGCCCGCATTATTTCCACAGCTGTCAGGACTAAACTGCCTCCAAAACTAAGGGTTCATCCATCTCTGCTGTGTctatattaattatttttcttttatacatCTGCATCAGAGATATCATCATTTTCCTAACAATAGCTTCCTCTCAACGATAATTAACAGAACCTTCAACCACATCTTATCTGATTCCCACACTTCAAATCTCATTCTCTTTTCCCAGCTAGAACAAGGATTTACTTTCAACACTATTGCATAATTTCTTCCATCTTTGATGAGATTCTGCCAGTTACATCGTTCCTTTCTCTCCTTCTCTTTTGATGTTCTCAAGGGACTGTTCCCTAAGCCAATCCCTGATTCGCCACTTCTATCTCCATCATTCATCACCTTCTTGCAAGACTTCCCCATGCATCTACAGGAGCTGGAGCTAATCAGCTCCCACAGCGTTATGCCAACAGTCCTTTCACTGCATGGGATGTGGTACACCGCCATAACAAGTGGGACATTGCAGCTGTTGTTCAAATAATTTTCAATTGTCAGTAAAGGCCTGTTTTTTTGAACTACAGCAGCACCACTCATGGTGGTATGTTAGAAGACAATATCTGGGTGAACCCACCATGATCTGCAAGTTGCAAACTTCAAGAAAGTTGTTTGGAGAGAGAAGGAAAGCAAAGAAAGTCAAAATGGAGGTCTCTGACCTGATCAAATGAGTCAGTGATGAGGACAGA
This genomic window from Narcine bancroftii isolate sNarBan1 chromosome 3, sNarBan1.hap1, whole genome shotgun sequence contains:
- the LOC138756846 gene encoding mucin-2-like; the protein is MMPTMNSTPSKTISELYTLKQSTSTSPIISTPSTPTHPTTLTLPENYTHPPTSTPSTTAPLLPTTPPPNTTPPPTTTTPPPTTTPPPPTTTTPLPPTTTTPLPPTTTTPSPTTTPPPTTTSPPTTMPPPTTTTPPPTTTTMPPTTTTPPPTTTPPPPTTTTPLPPTTTTPPPTTTTLPPTTTTPPPTTTMPPPTTTTMPPPTTTTPHLTTTTPPTTTTPPPTTTKPPPTTTMPPPTSTTPPPTTTTMPPPTTTTPTTTTPPPTTTLPPTTTPPPTTTPPPPTTTTPLPPTTTMPPPTTTTPPPPSSTTPPPTITTTPPPTTTPPPTTTPPPTTTPPTTTTLTPPTTTTPLPPTTTTPPPTTTPPPTNTTPPPTTTTMPPPTTTMPPPITTTLPPTTTTPPPTTTPPPPTTTTPLPPTTTTPPPTTTTPPPTTTTPPPTTTTPPPTTTTPPPTTTTPPLTTTTPPTTTTPPPTTTTPPPTTTKPPPTTTTMPPPTTTTPPPPTTTTTPPPTTTTLPLTTTTPPPSTTTTPPPTTTTLPPTTTTTTPPRTTTPKSTTTPLTRTRYPTTTTPPPTTTTTPPPTTTTTPPPTTTTTPPPTTTTTPPPTTTTPLPTTTTPPPTTTTPTPTTTTPQPTTTTPPPTTTPPPTSTTTPIPTTTTPPPTTTTTPPPTTTTTPPPTTTTTPPPTTTTPPPTTTTPTPTTTTPTPTTTTAPPTTTTTPPPTTTTTPQPSSTTPPPTTTTPTPTTTTPTPTTTTAPPTTTTTPPPTTTTTPPPTTTTPLPTTTTPPPTTTTPTPTTTTPQPTATTPPPTSTTTPIPTTTTPPPTTTTPPPTTTTTPPPTTTTTPPPTTTTPPPTTTTPTPTTTTPTPTTTTPTPTTTTAPPTTTTTPPPTTTTTPQPTTTTPPPTTTTTPQPTTTTPPPTTTTTPPPTTTTLPPTTTTPPPTTTTTPPPTTTTTPPPTTTTTPPPTTTTTPPPTTTTPLPTTTTPPPTTTTPTPTTTTPQPTTTTPPPTSTTTPIPTTTTPPPTTTTTPPPTTTTTPPPTTTTTPPPTTTTPPPTTTTPTPTTTTPTPTTTTAPPTTTTTPPPTTTTTPQPSSTTPPPTTTTPTPTTTTPTPTTTTAPPTTTTTPPPTTTTTPPPTTTTPLPTTTTPPPTTTTPTPTTTTPQPTATTPPPTSTTTPIPTTTTPPPTTTTPPPTTTTTPPPTTTTTPPPTTTTPPPTTTTPTPTTTTPTPTTTTAPPTTTTTPPPTTTTTPQPTTTTPPPTTTTTPQPTTTTPPPTTSTPPPTTTTPPPTTTTLPPTTTTPPPTILNNGTPSNLHTTRNLYTSQNDTSYNLDVYCHINASHNDASCNDASCNDASCNSTSRNNSSRNNCIPSNDASRNNESSCNDASHNNDTSRNTNTSRNTDASRNNDASRNNDASCNNGIPSNNGTPSNNGTPSNNDASRNDASRNNDPSHNNDPSRNNGPSRNNGTSCNNSTPSNNGTPSNNGTPSNLHTTRNLYTSQNDTSCNIDTSCNLDVYCHIDASHNNAACNDASCNDASCNSTSRNNNSSRNNSTPSNDASCNNESSCNDASRNLNASCNTDASCNTDAFRNTDASRNTDASRNIHASRNTDASRNNGTHSNNGIPSNNGTPSNNGTPSNNDASRNDASRNNDPSHNNDPSRNNGPSRNNGTSCNNSTPSNNGTPSNNGTPSNLHTTRNLYTSQNDTSCNIDTSCNLDVYCHIDASHNNAACNDASCNDASCNSTSRNNNSSRNNSTPSNDASCNNESSCNDASRNLNASRNTDASRNTDASRNTDASRNTDTSRNTDASRNTDASRNIHASRNTDASRNNGIHSNNGTHSNNGIPSNNGIPSNNGTPRNASTPHNNGTSRNNTSQNFNTSRNNTSQNIDNSRNLDTSHNSSSQNFNSSHNNTSQNTDISHILDTSRIFDTSHILDTSRILDTSRILDSSCNINTSQNIDTICIINTSQNINTSYDLDTSRNVNSCNLDTSCNLENSRNNTSQNIDTTWNIITFRNISSSHNVSTSRNINTS